ACCACCACAAATATGATAACCAGTCCCTGGATGATATAGATGACGGCAATCGGCAGTCGGGTGAACATCTGAACCGCGTTTCCGCCGCTTCTAAGAGCACCGAACAGAATCGAGGAGAAGAAAATTCCGATGGCACTGCTGTTGCCCAGAAGAGCTACCGCAATCCCGTCAAAACCGTATCCGGCCGACAGACCTTCCAGCAGTTTATGCTGAACGCCCAGCACTTCCATGCTGCCCGCCAGGCCACCGATTCCGCCCGAAATAACCATCGCCATCAGCACCATCCGTTTTACCGGAATCCCCACATATTCAGCGGCGTCTTTGTTGGTTCCCACTGTTGCCATTCTGAATCCCTGGGGGGTATATTTCCAGTAGATATAATAGACCACCAGGGCCGCCAGAGCAATGAATAATCCAATCGTCAGCTGGCTGTTGGGAATCAGCTTAATCAGCTTGGCACTGTCCATGATGATGTCCGACTGGGGATAGGTCGCCTTTTCTTCCATCATCGGTCCGTTGACCAGGGCTGATACGATATACACTGCCACATAGTTCATCATTACTGTGGTGATCATTTCGCTGGCATTAAAACGGTTCTTTAAAAATCCGACGATTCCTCCCCAGAAGGCGCCTCCGATAAAACCTGCCAGGAGTGCCAGCGGCACATGCAGCACCATCGGCAGATCCATATAGACCGCGACATATGTGGAAAACAAAGCTCCCATGTAAAGCTGGCCTTCGATCCCGATATTGACCAGGCCGCACTTATAGGCAAATCCATAGGCCAGACCGACAAAAATCAGCGTTGTTGCTTTGACCAGTGTTGCCGCAATGGCCATTTTTGAACCAAAGGCCCCCTGCCACATGACCTGATAAACTTCCACCGGATTCTGCTGAATCAGAGCGATGATGAGTGCTCCGAATATCAGCGCAAATACAATGGATAAGAGGGGTTTTATTATATTTGTTTGCAGTTTCATTGATGCCTCCTGAGTATGGTTCAATCTTTTTTCACTAATTGTTTCAATCAAACCTTTTAAATGCTTTGGTATGTGACAAAAAAATAAAAGGCGCATTGATTAAAATCAATAACGCCTTTGTTATTTCGTTCTTCTATTTTCTTGTGTCGTTATAATAACATGGTTATAGTTAGATGTCAACATAAATCTCATCGTAATAATAAATTATTATTATCATTTTTTCTATTTACTTACTTTGGCTATTAATAGCTTTTATAGCCGCCTTTTTCTAATTGCTTGCCACATAAAAACAGCTCCATCTGAATGATTGATTCAGAAAGAGCTGTTTTTTTATAATTATATTCATTTAAATCATTTTTCAATAAACGGCCTAGCTGTCGCTCCCGGTGCCGGATCTCCTACTGGCACAACGACAATCTTAATCCCCTCAAGGCGATAGCCATAGCCAGCGGTTCCTGAAGATTCACCGTTCTTAGCCCAGTCCAGCCAGCCAATATTTTGGGCATGAACCTGATAATAAATATCATAGAGGTCCGCATCTGCACCGGTTAATTCTATTTGAATCCCTTCCAGCCTTAAGGACTGACCAGTCGTTCCCGATAAAGCTCCGTCTGCTGCCCAGTTCATCCAGCCGTAATTCTCCACATGGGTTTTATAGGAAACACCCAGGTCAGCCCCATTATCATCAACTGTGATATGAATTCCTTCCAGCCTCAGACTCTTTCCAGTTGTACCGGAAAGGGCTCCATCTGCTACCCAGTCTTGCCAGCCCTCATTTTGAACATGGGTCTGGTAGGTTACCCCAATTTCTAAAAGATCTTGTTTCACTGTCACCATGCAAGAGGCTGAGAAGCTGCCGACGGTTGCGGTAATGGTTGCCGTACCAGCTGATATAGCCGTCACCTTACCATCAGTATCAACACTTGCAACCGCCTCGTCAGAGCTGGTCCATGATACAGTCTTATTATCCGTCGTATTGACCGGACTGTAAGCAAGCTCAAGGCCTTTTGAATTCCCCGCCAATAAAGTCATACTGGTCTGTGAAAGACTGATGCCTGACAGTGGTTTCTCTGAGGTTACTGCCGCTACAGCCTGATCCAATTGAATCCTTCCATATCCGAAATAATTATCTTTACCGACCGTTCCAAGATCCAGAGCAGTCTCTTTTAAAACAGTCTCCACATCCGTCGCCGTCATCGTCTCATCAAGCGACATTAGAAGGGCCGCGGCACCGGCTACAATAGGAGCAGAAAAAGAAGTCCCAGTGGCCGTTCCATATAAACCATTTCTGGTTGTCGTGTAAACAGAACTTCCAGGTGCCGAAATATCTACTTTATCATTATACTGTGAAAAACTGGGATGGCCGTCGCTGCTGTCGGTTGCTGCTACAGAAATAACTCCATCAAAGGAAGCCGGATAAATATAAGAACCAGCGTTGGCTGAAGCTCCTCCATTCCCTGCCGAAGCCACCAGCACCTTACCTTTTGACACAGCGTAGGCAACACTCGACTGAATTGTAGGATACGATGTATCGGTTCCAAAGCTCATATTGATGACTGAAACATCTGAGCGATCGGCAGCCGCCATAATCGCCGCCACTATATGGGAAATATAAAGTGTCTTGTCCCCAACATACTGGCCACCTGTACGGTATGGTGCTATTTTTACATTGGCCGAAACAGCACTCCCTGACACACCTATGCCATTGTTGACAGATGCAGCTACACAACCACTAACCATCGTTCCGTGACCAGATAGATCTGTAACCGCTGAACTACCTTCTACATAATCATATCCGCTGGTAATCCGTCCCGCCAGATCTGGATGGCTGGTATTAAGACCAGTATCGATGACAGCTACGACAATTTCGTCAGCGCTGTTAAGATCTTCCCATATTTTATCGGCACCGATTTTTTCAAACTGCCAGGCCGACCCATCCAGAATATAGGGATCATTGGGTAAGGAGCTGGCCTGAATCACTGCATTTTTTTCGACCGATAACACATTGGGGTTTTGCGAAAGTAACTCAATTGCCTGTTCAGCTGTTTCTTCATCTTTCAATTCAATGACATCTACCCAATCAGAAACAGATTCACCTGCTACCACCTCACCAGATTGCAGGTCCAGAGTTTCAACGGATTCATTGGCATTCTTATAAATAACAACAATCTGATTTTCTATGGATTCATCATACTCAGGCTCCGGTTGCGCTTCAAGCGTTGTCAGTAAAGACTCTTCGGGCGAATCAATTTGCAAACCAGATTCAGCACTATTTTCTTCACTTATTGAAGCAGTTTCATTCAAATTTGTCTGTTCTTCACTTATGTCACTGTTTACTGTACTTTGAACGGTGAGCTCTGTTGCAAAACTGTTGACTGGAAACCAGCTGGCCATTATTAGAAAAACCAGTGCAACACTCACAATTGATTTCATTTTTTTCATATTTTCCTCGTTTTTATATAAGACAGATATTGTTCTAATTATATGCTATTTGAAATCGCCCCTGCAAGCCTTTTCGTTTTTCCAAAGAATTCCTTAAAGAAAGAAAAAAAGCCGATCAAATCGGCTTTTCTTTCCTTATTTTGAAAAGCGGTTCCAGAAATGCTTTCCGACCGGATGCACTTCTTCACCGGTTAATTTGGCAAATTCTTCCAGAACTTTTTTCTGTTCCTTGTTAAGCTTTTTAGGTACTTCTATATTGACCAGAATAAACAGATCGCCCCGTCCTCGTCCATTAACATTAGGAATTCCTTTGTTTTTCAGACGGAAAACCTTTCCGTTTTGAGTTCCTTCAGGAATCTTTAATTTGATTTTACCATCCAGAGTTGGAACTACAAGACTGTCACCCAGAGCTGCCTGAACAAAGGTTAGAGGCAGTTCATAATGAACGTCATCGCCTTCCCGTTTGAAGAGTTCATCCTCTTCCACCGAGATATAAACGTAAAGATCACCTTTAGGTCCGTTTTTAGGACCGGTGTTTCCTTCTCCACGTAGTGGCAGAACGGATTCATCATCCACACCGGCAGGAATCTTAATACTGATGGTACGTTCCTTTAATTCCACGCCTGACCCATTACAATAGGTACATGGTTTTTCGATTATGGTTCCTTCGCCGCCGCACTTTTCACAGGTATGAACCTGTTGAACGGTACCAAACGGAGTCTGCTGTCTCATGACAACCTGACCGGTGCCGCCGCACTGATCACAGGTTTTAGACTCTGACCCAGCCTGAGCACCACTGCCGCCGCAATGTTCACAGGATTCCTTGCGTTTGATTTTGATCTTTTTCTCAGTTCCAAAAACGGCTTCCTTAAAGGTCAGGTTAATACTGATCTTCATATCGCTGCCGCGATTAGACCGTCTTCGTCCCCGAGAGCTTCCGCCAAAGCCACCAAAGCCTCCGCCTCCGCCGCCAAAAGCACCAAAAATATCACTGAAAATATCTTCAAAACCGCCAAAGCCGCCTCCGCCGCCATAGCCTGCACCGCCGCCAGCCATTCCATCCATGCCGGCATGACCATACTGATCATAAACAGACTTCTT
This genomic interval from Eubacteriaceae bacterium ES3 contains the following:
- a CDS encoding ABC transporter permease, with the protein product MKLQTNIIKPLLSIVFALIFGALIIALIQQNPVEVYQVMWQGAFGSKMAIAATLVKATTLIFVGLAYGFAYKCGLVNIGIEGQLYMGALFSTYVAVYMDLPMVLHVPLALLAGFIGGAFWGGIVGFLKNRFNASEMITTVMMNYVAVYIVSALVNGPMMEEKATYPQSDIIMDSAKLIKLIPNSQLTIGLFIALAALVVYYIYWKYTPQGFRMATVGTNKDAAEYVGIPVKRMVLMAMVISGGIGGLAGSMEVLGVQHKLLEGLSAGYGFDGIAVALLGNSSAIGIFFSSILFGALRSGGNAVQMFTRLPIAVIYIIQGLVIIFVVVDQFKPFSFKKPEGLRKLLERKEVSQ
- a CDS encoding S8 family serine peptidase — translated: MKKMKSIVSVALVFLIMASWFPVNSFATELTVQSTVNSDISEEQTNLNETASISEENSAESGLQIDSPEESLLTTLEAQPEPEYDESIENQIVVIYKNANESVETLDLQSGEVVAGESVSDWVDVIELKDEETAEQAIELLSQNPNVLSVEKNAVIQASSLPNDPYILDGSAWQFEKIGADKIWEDLNSADEIVVAVIDTGLNTSHPDLAGRITSGYDYVEGSSAVTDLSGHGTMVSGCVAASVNNGIGVSGSAVSANVKIAPYRTGGQYVGDKTLYISHIVAAIMAAADRSDVSVINMSFGTDTSYPTIQSSVAYAVSKGKVLVASAGNGGASANAGSYIYPASFDGVISVAATDSSDGHPSFSQYNDKVDISAPGSSVYTTTRNGLYGTATGTSFSAPIVAGAAALLMSLDETMTATDVETVLKETALDLGTVGKDNYFGYGRIQLDQAVAAVTSEKPLSGISLSQTSMTLLAGNSKGLELAYSPVNTTDNKTVSWTSSDEAVASVDTDGKVTAISAGTATITATVGSFSASCMVTVKQDLLEIGVTYQTHVQNEGWQDWVADGALSGTTGKSLRLEGIHITVDDNGADLGVSYKTHVENYGWMNWAADGALSGTTGQSLRLEGIQIELTGADADLYDIYYQVHAQNIGWLDWAKNGESSGTAGYGYRLEGIKIVVVPVGDPAPGATARPFIEK
- the dnaJ gene encoding molecular chaperone DnaJ → MSEKRDYYEVLGVDKSASADEIKKAYRKKAMQYHPDKNPGDKEAEEKFKEANEAYEVLSDEEKKSVYDQYGHAGMDGMAGGGAGYGGGGGFGGFEDIFSDIFGAFGGGGGGFGGFGGSSRGRRRSNRGSDMKISINLTFKEAVFGTEKKIKIKRKESCEHCGGSGAQAGSESKTCDQCGGTGQVVMRQQTPFGTVQQVHTCEKCGGEGTIIEKPCTYCNGSGVELKERTISIKIPAGVDDESVLPLRGEGNTGPKNGPKGDLYVYISVEEDELFKREGDDVHYELPLTFVQAALGDSLVVPTLDGKIKLKIPEGTQNGKVFRLKNKGIPNVNGRGRGDLFILVNIEVPKKLNKEQKKVLEEFAKLTGEEVHPVGKHFWNRFSK